Sequence from the Silvibacterium dinghuense genome:
CTCGCGATGGTTCGTCTGCACCACCTGTCCGATGCGGATCGGCACGCCGTTGTATTCGAACTCCGCCCAGCCCGCGAGCGGATACGGCGCGAACGGCTGATTCAGCAGCTTCGGATCGGAAATGTCGTAATAAGGCTGCGCCGGGGAAGGCCGCGAGAAATAAGGCTCCGTGGGCAGCGCATCGTGCGGCACGGTCACCCGATAAAGGATGTCGCCCTCGTGGCTGGCCGCGGTATCCATGCCCGGAGCACCGGCGCGTTCGAACTTCCAGGGGGGTTCGCCACTCGAGGCCAGCCAGGTCTTCGTGAGCTTCAGATTGCCGCCGGTCGTCCACAGCCCGGCGCTGGTCACGTGCAGCCGCACAGTGAACTGCTCGCTGGGCACAACCTCGGTCCGCGTCTCCTCGGCATTGAGCGAGAGTGAGACATTCTTCGAGCCATCTTCCGGGATCACCAGCGCATTTACCTGCAATCCAAGCGCCTCTGCCAGCGCGGTATTGAACTGCGCGAGCTTGATCTCCAGCTCATGCGCGACATTCGCCTTGTCGTCCGCGCTCAGACTGCTCGCCTGCACCTGGTCGAGAAGCGACTGCGTTCGCTGCGCGCCCAGCGCAAGCTCGGGCGCGATCTTCGCCGGATTCGACGGCAGGTAGTTGAAGGTGGCCGTCATCACATGCTGATCGATCTCTTTGAGGGCAGCGGTGAGAAATGCTGTATCCCCATGCGCCAGCGAAGCGATACCGGCAAGCGACGTATCGATGCCGTCGAAGAAGTTGGTCTCGCGTCCTCCGTCCGCCGCAGGCTCCTGCACATGCGATCCATAGCGGTGATAGGCCACGCTGAAATCGCCGGGCAGCGGAGGATTGCCTCCGCCATACTGCGATTTCTGCTGAGCCCAGCCCTCGCGCGCCATCTGCACATACGAGCGCCCGAGGATCGGGTCGTAGTTTCCTTCCGGAATCTCGACGTCGGCAGTGGGAGCCGTGTCCGACCATTTCTGCTGCACGTAATCGTAGAAGCGCACCGGCGCCCACTTGTTGGTCGCATAGTCGAACATGCCCTTGCTGGTGACCGAGAAGAACGGCAGCCGCGCATACACCTTCAACGGCGACCACGGCCTCAGGCCCGCGGCAATCTGATCGGGAAACACGTTCGGATCACCGGCCATGCGGAAGACCTCCTGTGCCGCCTCGCCGGACATCTGGTGATGCCCATGGCCGTCGGTGATATTCCCGGTAAACACCGAGGTGACAACCAGCGGACGATTCATGCGCACCGCACGCACCACGTCGTAGAGCACGCGGTCGCGCCCCCACTGCTGATGCGCCTCTTCAAGGGTCTTCGAGAAACCGTAGTCGGCCACGCGCGAGAAAAGCTGCTCGGTGCCCGAATACTGGTCTGCGAGCAGCAGCTCGTTGGTGCGGATGAGGCCCAGCGCGTCGTCGGCCTCGCCGGACATCGCATTCTGACCGCCCTCGCCGCGCGTCAGCGTGAGAATCGCCGTGCGCGCGCCCAGGCCGCGCGACTCGAGCGTGAGCATGCCGCCATCTTCGTCATCCGGATGGGCCACGATCATCATCAGGCTCGCCCAGGTATGCAGCTTCTTGAGCGTCTGGGCCAGACCGTCGGCGCCGCGATCCTCAGGCAGAGTCTGCGCATCGGGCGAAGCAGCGATCGCTGTCTGCCAGGGAGTGACCTGCGCGGCAAGCGGAGAAACGAACGGGAACACCGTCACGAAGCCGGCCATCGCGAGAGCGGAGGCAGCGCGGATGCGAGTGGAAGCAGCTTTGGACATGCAGAGCCAGTGTACAAAATAGGGCTCAGGACTCAGGGCTCGGATAAGAGCGGAATGCCCGGGTGCCCCACCCATGACAGTTTTCGTCATGGGTGGGGCACCGAAAACTTCAACGGCACCCCGCGCATGTCACATAGGAGAGAAACAAATCGGCATCGCGACCAACAGAAGCGGAGGCGCGAAGCGCAAAAGGCCTGGACGGCCAGTCATAGGCGGCATCCACATATAGCGATAGTAAAAGGCTGTCATTTCGACCGGAGCAGGACAGTTTCATCGTCCTGCGGAGTGGAGAAACCTGCAGTTTTCTCCGGTACTGGCAAAATCGCAGGTCCCTCCACTGCGCTTCGCTCCGGTCGGGATGACAACAATATGGGCAAGTTCTTTAGTTTCATACCAGCTATATGGGGATGCCGTCTAGCGAGCCAGCAGCGCGAACTCCGCCGCGTCGTGGCGCTCACCGGAAGCCATCAGCGCCTCGATGCGCTCCACCGGTTGGATGCCGCCGCGAGCGCCGGCGCCGGCGCAGTTGAGCGCAGCGGCCGCGCAGGCAAAGTCCAGCTGCCGCTCCAGCGGCCAGCCCTGCAGCAGCGCAAAGATAAAGCCGGCGTGGAAGATATCCCCCGCGCCCGTAGTGTCGACCACCGGCACGCTGTAAGCCGCGGAATGGTAGAAGCGCGAGCCGTCCCAGGCCAGCACGCCATGCTCGCCGAGCGTGGCCGCGGCCAGCTTGCAGCCGCTCTCGCGCTGCAGGCGGCGAAGAGCAAACTCCAGATCCGCTTCACCTGTGAAGCGATTGGGAAAGTCGCGGCTGACGATCAGGTAGTCGATGAGCGGCACCAGTTGCTCGATGCCGGCATAGAGCTCATCAAGATCGGCAATCACCGGCACACCGGCTTCGCGAGCCCAGCGGGCCGCCTGAATAGCAGCTTCCGTATCCCATCCATCCAGGTGCAGAGCGCGGGCATTCACCACCCACTCGCGGCTCAGCTCTTCGGCGCGCATAATCAACGCATCGTCGCGGCGGTTGAGCACCGTGCGCTCGCCGGTACCATCCACAAAGATCAGCGACTGCGCGCTGGCGCCGCCGGGAACAGTAAGAATCCGCGCCTCGACGCCCATGCGGTCGAACTCGCTGCGATGCAGGCGCGCCGCATCATCCTCGCCGAGCTTGCCGACGTAGCGGGTACGCAGTCCCCACTGCGCGCAGGCAATGACCGTGCTGGCTACCTGGCCGCCGGGCAGAATGCTCGAGCTGCGGTACTCGCCCTTGGCGCCGCGCGCGGGGTAATGCTGGAGGTGAATCAACGTGTCAGTGGCATTCAGCCCGACACCGGCCAGGTCAACGACCGGCGACTTCTCTGCTTGGGACATATCAAAACTCTAAACCCTCTTTCGATGCGCACGCCGGCCGCCCCGGCTCAGAAAAGATTTTCCCCGCCTGTAGATATAGGCTAAAAGCATGAAGCTCCTTCTCCGCTCCGCCGTCCTCGCTTCCCTGCTGGCAGCCCCTCTCCTGCACGCGCAGAATGCGCCCAGGGCTACGCTGCTCGCACTCTCGAAGCAGGATCGCACGCTTGCCGTCATCGACCCTTCGACGCTGAAGGTCATCGCGAAGATGCCGGTGGGCTCGGACCCGCATGAGGTGATCGCCTCCAACGACGGCCGCACCGCCTACGTCTCGAACTACGGCTTCGGAGCCTTCCATACCCTCGCGGTGGTGGACCTGGTGAACCACAAAGCCCTCAGCCCGGTCGACCTCGGGCCGCTGGCCGGACCGCACGGCCTGGCCTGGGCCGGCGGCCGCGTCTGGTTCACCGCGGAAAAGGCGAAGTCGATCGGCCGCTATGACCCCTCGAGCAAGCGCATCGACTGGATTCTGGGCACCGGACAGAACCGCACGCACATGGTCTGGGTCTCCCAGGACATGCAGCGCATCGTCACCACCAACGTCAACTCCGGCACCGTGACCATTGCCGAGCCCGTAGCGCTGCCCAAACCGCCCGCCGCACTCCCCGGAGAGCCGATGCCGAAGAGCGATTGGGATGAGACGGTCGTAAAAGTAGGTAACGGCTCGGAGGGCTTCGACGTCTCGCCGGACACGAAGGAAATCTGGGTTGCCAACGCAAAGGACGGCACCATCTCCGTTCTCTCCTTTGCGGAAAAGAAGGTCGTGGCGACGCTGCAGGCCAACGTCCCCGGCGCCAATCGTCTCAAGTTCACGCCTGACGGCAAGTACGTCCTCGTTTCCAGTCTGCAGAAGGGCGAGCTGACGGTGCTCGACGCCGCCACGCGCAAAGTCGTGAAGCGCATTCCCATGGGCCACGGCGCGGCAGGCATCGTCGTACAGCCGGACGGCGCCCGCGCATATATCGCCTGCACGCCGGACAACGACATCGCCGTGCTCGACCTGCATACCTGGCAGATTGTGGGCCACATCAACGCCGGCGCGGGCCCGGACGGCATGACCTGGACCGTTCGCCAGTAGCATCCGCACAGGAAACAGAAAAGGCTGCGCCGGCATTCCGCCTGCGCAGCCTTTCGTTTGTCCGCCTTCCCCTCACGCCCGGCTCGCACAAACGAGGAGCCACCATGCGGCAGTCGGCACAAACCCCTTTCACCACAGCACTTTCCGAGAGACATTGAACTCTCCATAAAGGCTAAATACTACTTTTTGATTATTACTCTCTAAAAGAGAGTAATAATCAAAAAGATCTATATCCATTCAAAGGGTAGTCATATGACCGCACTGACCTTACCTGACGAAAAAGAGCCCGGGAAGCCCGCAGCCACCCCGCCAGAACCTGGCGATCCCGCCACCGATCCCCAAATCGATCCCCAAATCGATCCAAAGATCGAAAAGCTGACCCGCGAGATCATCGAGCGGGTCGCCGACAAATGGACCATGCTGGTGATCGAGGCGCTCGCCACCCACGGCATTCTCCGCTTCATGCAGATCGGCGAGCGGGTAGACGGCATCAGCCTCAAGATGCTGACCAGGACCCTGCGCCAGCTGGAGCACGACGGCCTGGTGGTCCGCACCGTGCACCCGGTCATCCCGCCCCACGTCGACTACGAGCTCACGCATCTCGGCCTCAGCCTCAGTGAAGCCTTCTGCGGCGTATGGATATGGGCAGAGACGCATCACGAGGAGATCGAACGCGCCCGCAAGGCCTTCCCCATGCGGTAGTCTGAAGCTTCGATTCCCCTCTACCGACGCGACTTTGGCCGACCCCGAACAGATCGTATCCGGACAGCCCGCACTCGAGCGCCGCATCGGCCTGGGCAGCGCCATTTCGCTGAACATGATGAACATGATCGGCGTGGGCCCCTTCATCACGCTGCCGCTGGTCGTGGCAGCGATGGGCGGCTCGCAGGCGGTGCTGGGCTGGCTGCTCGGAGCGCTGATCGCTATCTGCGACGGCCTGGTGTGGGCCGAACTCGGCGCGGCCATGCCGGAGGCCGGCGGCTCCTACGCCTTCCTGCGCGAGATCTATGGCCGCAACGGAGCCGGGCGCATGATCTCGTTCCTCTACATCTGGCAGCTCGGCTTCAGCGCGCCGCTCTCCATCGCTTCGGGATGTATCGGCCTCGCACAGTACGCGGCCTGGCTGTGGCCGGCGCTGCATACGCCGATCCTTCATTTGCCCGGTGGCGCCTCCATCCCGGCAGTGAGTTTTCTGGCCGCGGCCACCTGCCTGCTAGCCGTGGCCATGCTCTATCGCAATGTCAGCACCATTGCCCGCACCGCCTGGGTGCTCACCGGTGGAGTGCTCTTCACCATCGGCGCGGTCATTGTCGCCGGGTTTACGCACTTCCATGCCGCGCTGCTGCGCCCTGCGCCACACGCCTTCGATCTGCACGCAGGCTTCTTCGCCGGGCTGGGTTCGGCAACGCTGCTCGCCACCTATGACTATTGGGGCTACTACTCGGTCTGCTTCCTCGGCAGCGAGGTCAAGGAGCCGGGGCGCACCATTCCACGCGCGGTTCTGTGGTCCATCGTGATCGTCGCCGCGCTCTATCTCGCGATGAACGTGAGCGTGCTCGGGGTCATCCCGGTACAGGAGCTCACGCACTCCGGCACCGCCAAACTCGCTATCGTGTCTACGTTAATGCAGCAGACATTCGGTGCCGGCACAGCCCGTGTGCTCACACTCCTGGTCATGTGGACAGCGTTCGCCTCCGTCTACTCGCTGCTGCTCGCCTACTCGCGCGCCCCCTATGCCGCCGCGCTCGACGGCAACTACTTCCGCGCCTTCGCGCATGTGGACAAGCGGCACAAGTTTCCGTCTGTTTCCCTGCTGGCACTGGGCGGCATGGCAGCCATCTTCTGCTTCTTCCATCTGGCAACGGTGATCGCCGCGCTGGTCGCCATCCGCATCCTGCTGCAATACCTGCTGCAGCAGATCGGCGTGATCGTGCTGCGCATACGACGGCCGGAGATGCCGCGCCCTTTCCGCGTGTGGCTCTATCCGCTGCCGCCGCTGGCTGCGCTGGCCGGCTTCCTGTTCATCGTCTTCTCGCGCAAGGAAGCCTCACGCGAGCTGCTGGATGCCGTTGCCGTTGCCATCAGCGGGTCCGCGCTCTACCTCGTACGCGCCTGGCGCAGACGCGAATGGCCTTTCCGCCCTGCTCACTCCGAGGCCGACGGCGGGTGATCGCGATACTCGCTCCAGTGCGCGAGAATGGCATCGACCACTGGCCTCCCGACCGCATACGCTGCTTCGAGTGACGGCAGATAAGCGCCGAAGCGGCTCACCTTCTGCTCGGTCAGGCTCTCGGCGGCGGACATGCCCACGGGAGGCTGATCGTAGTTCGATACGGTTCTCAGGACGAGCACGCGCCGCTCGTCGACCTTGCCGGCATGAGCAAGAAAGGTGAGCGACTGCAGCGTGCCGGAATCTTCCATGCCACTGACCATGAAGTTGCCCTTGCCGCCGGTGTAATAGCGCGTCCAGGCATTGGCCCATGTGTCGAGCTTTGCGCCATGCCAGTACGTAGAAGAAGAGACCTCGTCACCCGTGGTGACAAAGGGTGGACGCTGCGCGGCAGGCTGGGCGAAGTGCGAGCGCTTCTCGCGCATGCGATCGTCGTCGGCAAGCGGCGTGGACTTGGTTAACTGGAACGCCCAGCGTGTGAGTCCGGGATTCAGTTCGTAGAGCTCGCCATAGCCCGCGTCAGCCGGCTCCTCGTAGGGTTTGGTACGGCGCAGAGGCACAATGCCGGTCGGCCAGTCGGCGGGAATCTCGCGCGCATCGAGCTCGTGCGCGATCTCCCCATCGATGACCTGCTGCACCCACACCGCGGAACCAAGCGAAACGTCGGCCGGATCGCCGCCGGCAATGCCCGCAACCAGCCAGTAGGCATGCGAGAGATCGAAGCGGGGATCGAGGCCCAGCGCCATGATGGTGGCCGCTGCCTTGGCCGTGGCCACGCCGGTCAGCACGGCGAGCATGCCATCGTTATTCATCCGCAGGTGGTGATAACCGGCATCGAGCGGCAGCACGCGGTCGAGATGCATGCGCTCGACCCAGTACTGGTATTCGCCCGGTACATCGCCGGTGTCTTCACCCTGTTCATACATGGCGACGATGACAACCTTGATCGGGATCGGATTCGGAATGGACGCGACAGCCTGCGCATGCAGGCGAAAAGCAAAGAGACAAAGCAGCAGGCCGGGCAGGATGCGGCGCAGGATCATGAGCCATCCATGGAGTGAGGTGAACGACTCCAGCCTACGTGCCCGGCCCTTTCAGAACAAAGGAATTCTCGTGCTTCCCACTCAAGCTGGTGCTGCTCAGGTGGGGGACATACGAACCGCAGGTCTCTCCACTGCGCGAGACGATAAGACTGTCTCGCTTCGGTCGGGATGACAGGCGTTTAGAAATATGCTCCGGTCGGGATGACAATGAGGCAGAGAAAAGTAAGGCGTCAGTTTGACTGCCTGTCGTTATCGGAATCGCGCGGCAGCTCGAGCGCCACCAGTCCGAAATGCGTGTCACCGGGCCTGGTCTTGGAATCGATGGCGACGATGTGGAAGCGGTGCGGTGTACCGGCACGCAGCTCGTGATCGTTCGCTGAATCGACGCTGTCGTTCACCTGCAGATGACCGCCCTTCTCCGACGAGCAGGTGAGGCCGGTGCTGGTGATCTTCAGCGCGCCCACCGGCTGGCCATGCACGCATTCGAGCACGTCGCCATAGCGGGAAAGCGGCTTGCGGTAGTAGGCAAACACCTTGTCCGGTGTGTCCGCAGTCGTGTAGCCCGCGGCGATCACACTGAAGCGGAAAGTCCCGAAGCTCAGTCCCAGGTCCACGGCTGCGCTGTCGCTCGAGCTGGATTTATCGAGCTTTGCCCCGGGATAACACGGCAGCCCGATCTTCGCCGCAGGAGCCTCGCCCTTGGCATGCATCTCCATCTGGAAGTCGGAGTTCTGCGCACAAGCGCCGACCGAGACAAGGCCGAGAACGGCAGCAGCCATACCACTGGAAAGAGAGAAAACGCGCATGATCATTCCACCCCGCAAGGCGAGTCGCCACTGCACGGGAACATACGCGGCCTGAGCCGGGGAAGTTCCATCGATATCGCGGAAAATCCGTCAGGACATCGGCTTATCGAAAGCGGAAACCGCGCGCGGCAGGGTCAGGAAGAACGAGCTTCCCAGGCCGACCGTGCTCTCCGCCCATATCCGGCCACCATGAAGATTGACGAGCCCCCGGCAGAGCGCCAGCCCCAGGCCGGTGCCACCGCTGGCGCGGGAGTCGGAGGCATCTCCCTGGCGGAAGCGGTCGAAGATCGAGTCGAGCATCTCGGGAGGGATGCCCCGTCCATGGTCGCGGACTTCGATCAGCGCTTCTTTCTCGTTCACAGCCTGAGCGCGAACGGCAATCTCGGTGTTGGGCGGAGAAAACTTGATGGCATTGGCCAGCAGCCGCGAGAGCGCCTGCTGAATACGGCCGCCATCCACCCACAGACGCACCGGTTCCGCATCCACGCGGAAGCGCAGTCCGGCCCGGCTTGCAGATGCCGCCTGCCGCTGCACGGCCTCACGCAGCAACTCCTCCGCAGAGATCTCCGCGCAATCGAGATGCAGGCGTCCGGCGCCGATCCGTTCAAAGTCGAGAATGTCATTGACCAGAAAGACCAGACGATTGCAGTTGCTGATCGCCAGGTCCAGCATCTGCTCGGCCCGGTCCGGACGCTCGGCCAGCGCACCGCTGCTCAACAGCCCCAGGGCAGCGCGCAGCGAGGTCAGCGGCGTTCGCAGCTCATGGCTCACCGTGGAGATGAACTCATCCTTCATGCGGTCGAGCTGGCGGCGCTCGGTCACATCCTGAAAGGCCACCACCGCTCCGGTGGTGCGGCCATCGTGGGTGAGCGGACACGCCACATATTCGACCGGAATCGACATGCCATCCTTTTTCCAGAAGACGTCGCCGCGCACCCGCACCGGACCTGCGCGATGCAGCGTGGCAAGCACAGGACACTGCGATTCCGGGTAAGGCATCCCGTCGGCGCGGCTGTGATGAATGAGCCGATGAATCGGCTGGCCCTGCATCTCTTCGGGCGTGAAGCCCAGCAGCTGTGCGCCTGCGCGGTTCACAAAGACAATACGGCCCTCCATGTCGAGACCATAGATGCCATCGCCCACCGACTCCAGAATCGACTCCCGCTGGCGCATCAATGCGCGCAGCTTCTCCTCCGCTTCGATCTTTTCCGTCAGGTCGATGCCGTGCCCGATCACAAACGGCTCGGCTCCGGGAATCTGGACCAGCTTATTGCGGAAAGCGATGACACAGAGAGAACCGTCCTTACGGTTCACGTAGAGAAGTCCTTCTTCCTCGCCTCGCGCCGCCATGGCATCCCAGTAGCTCTGCCATCCGTGCTGATGCTCGACATCCATGAAGTCAAGCATGTAACGGCCCACCAGTTCCTCCGGCGTATAGCCGAGATTTGCCGCTGCGAATGGATTGATCGACAGCAGGTAGCCGTTCAGGTCATGCGTGCAGATCATGCCGAGCGAACCTTCCACGAGCAGACGCGCCTGGGCTTCTTCGGCGCGCAGACGCATCTCGGTCTCATGGCGCGCGGTGATATCCGTCCCCGTCAACACGACAGCCAGCGCATCGAGTGGAGAGCCGTTCCTCGACCACGCCATGCGGCGTCTGCCGCCGTCGAGGCCGCACATCTCCAGCTCTATCGTGGCTTCGCTCTGCTGCGTGGATGCGGAGAAGAAGCTTCTCGCCATCGGCCGGCTTTCTTCTGCGAAAACGGAAAGCGGCAGAGGCTGTCCCAGTACGGCAGCAGCGGGTATCCCCGTCAGCTCTGCCATGGCGCGATTCCAGCGCGAGACACAGCCCTTGCGGTCGAGCGCCAGAAACAGAACATGCGTTCGATCGAGCAGCAACGCTTCCTCGCCCGTCAGCTCCGGACGGGGAGCTCCGCTTTGCATCAGGACTTCGCGCGGACGCATTCCTGGCGTAGACTCCGACATCGATTTCAGCTCCGGGGGATGAGTGCATCCTACTTCCTGAAAGACACCCTGCACAATCCATCACCGGATGGAGACAGTTCCTCGAAAGAGACGATATCAGTCCGGAAGCAACCTTGTGCTCTATCGAATGGGGTCTTGACGATGCCGTACTTCGGATGGACAATGCATGCCGCCGCAGCGACGGATTTCTGCATTCTTCCTACTCGCCGCTCTGAACCGACTCCCGTACAGTAAGTCTGTGTCCACCCATCCGCACTCTCAACGAGATTCCCTGAGACATTCCCAGACACGCACCCGCTCCCTGCTCCTCGCAGCAGCAGGCATGGCTCTCTTTCTTGCGGGATTCGCCCTGACCCGCTGGCCTCATGCCGCCGAGGCCATCCGCCTGGTCGGCGTGGGGCTGGTGCTCGCCTGGGCGCTGACGAAGCGGACGCTCACCGCATGGATCTTCTTCAGCATGGTGGCCGGAGTCGAACTCGGACTGGACGCACCGCAGATCGCACTCTCGACCCATGTGCTGAGCGATGTCTTCCTCCGGCTGATCAAGGTCATTGTGGCGCCGCTCATCTTCGGCACGCTGGTGACCGGCATCTGCGGCCACGGCGAGATCAAATCCGTTGGACGCCTGGGACTGAAATCGCTCGTTTACTTCGAGCTGCTGACCACCGTTGCGCTGGTGATCGGACTGGTGGCCATCCATGTATCCCACGCGGGTACGGGATTGCAGGGCTCGGTGCCGCCGGTGCATGCCGAGGCCACGGCGACGATCACCCCTGCGAATGCCGTGCCGGAGCCGCCGACGCTCTCCTGGCAGCACTTCCTGCTGAATCTTTTTCCGGAAAATATTGCCAAGGCCGTCGCCGATAACCAGATCCTGCAGGTGGCGGTCTTCGCGCTGCTCTTCGGCCTGGCACTGGCACACGTCCGCGAAGAAAAGCGCGCGCCGATGCTGCGGCTGACCGAATCGCTGACCGAAACCATGTTCGCCTTCACCAACCTGGTGATGTATGCGGCGCCTCTGGGCGTAGGAGCGGCGCTGGCCTTCACCATCGCGCAGTCCGGACTGGGCGTGATGGTGAATCTCGGCAAGCTGCTGCTCACGCTCTACGCAGCGCTCATCGCGTTTGCCTTGCTCGGCATGCTGCCTGCGGCGCTGATCGCGCGCATCCCGGTGCGGCGATTCCTGCGCTATGTCGCCGAGCCGGCCACCATCGCCTTCGCCACCAGCACCTCAGAGGCGGCGCTGCCGCGCGCCATCGAAGCGATGGAAGCCTTTGGCGTGCCGCGGCGCATCGTGGGCTTCGTGATCCCCACGGGCTACAGCTTCAACCTTGCAGGCTCCGCGCTATACCTGGCCCTGGCGTCGATCTTCGTGGCACAGGCTTCGAATATTCATCTCAAGCTCAGCGAGCAGCTCATCATGCTCGGCACACTCATGCTGACCAGTAAAGGCGTGGCCGGAGTTCCACGCGCCACGCTGGTCGTGCTGCTGGCCAGCGCATCCATCTTTCATCTGCCACCGGGGCCGATCTTTGTGCTGCTGGGCATCGACGCGCTGATGGACATGGGACGCACGGTGGTGAACGTGGTCGGCAATTGCCTTGCCTCGGCAGTGGTTGCACGCTGGGAAGGCGAGCTGGGCTCCGAAACGCCTTCGCTCGAAGCTGCTGTTGCGGTTGCCGATGCCGAATAATCATCCCGGCCGCGCCTGGCTGGCCCTGGCGGTGGGCGTGGTCGCGATCTCCTGGTCGGCGGTCTTTGTGCGCTTCACGCACATGCCCGGCATTTCGTCTGCGTTTTACCGCGTCTTCTTCGCCGCGCTGTTTCTGTGGCCTGTTCTGCTGCGGCATCCGGAGCAACTGCGACGCGTGGACGGCCCGGTGCTACGCATGGCCGCGCTGGGTGGACTCTTCTTTGCCGGCGATGTGGGACTCTACAACACCGCTGCGCTGCATACCACGGCCGGCGGCGTCACGCTGCTGGGCAACAACGCTCCCATCTTCGTCGGGCTGTTGAGCTGGGCCATCACGCGGCGGCCGCCGCCGCTGCTCTTCTGGGCGACGCTCGCTCTCTCCTCGACCGGCGTCGTGCTCATCATGCGCTCCGATACCACGGCTCTCGGCATTCATGCCTCGGCCGACATCATGGCCGTGAGCACCGCCTTCTGCTTCGCGCTCTACCTGCTGGTGACCGAGCGGCTGCGCGACCGCTGCGATGCGGCGACACTGCTGGCACTCTCTTCCACTACCAGCGCAGCGGTGCTGCTGCCGGTCGCGTGGATCACGCACACTTCGCTGCGGATTCCGAACATCAGTTCCTGGGCTGCGGTGCTGGGGCTCGCGCTGGTGTGCCAGGTGATCGGATATTTTGCACTTACCTATGCGCTCGGCCACATGCCTGCGACCATCAGCTCGGTGATCCTGCTGGGTGTCTCGCCGCTGTCTGCATTCTTTGCTTATCTCACTCTGGGCGAACGTCTGACCGGCATGCAGCTGGCCGGAGGAGCACTGGTCCTGCTCGCCATCTGGCTGGCGAGCAGGATCAGGAAGACGGTCTGAGCCCGGCTTCACGCGTTCCAAAGCCGCTGTTCGACGTGGACCGATGACTTCTTACCTTACCGGGAGGTGGTGCCACCATCCACCGGCAGATCGATACCGGTGATGAAACTGCTTTCCTCGGAGGCAAGAAATACGGCTGCCGATGCAATCTCCTCCGGCGTGCCGAGCCGTCCCATCGGGATCATCTTCTTGAAGTAATCGGTTGTGCCCTCGTCCGAGGTGCTGGCTCCTATATGCACCATTGGCGTCTCCGTCGGTCCGGGGCTGATGACGTTCGCCCGGATGCCGCGGCCAGCCAACTCCGCAGTCCAGGTGCGGACAAAGGACACCAGCGCTGCTTTCGTCGCCGAATATGCGCCGAAGTCCGGCACGCCCAGCTGCCATGCAGCCGATCCGGAAAGAATGATCGATGCCTTCCCGGCCAGCAGCGGGAGCGCCTTCTGCACCGTAAAGTACACTCCGCGCGCATTCAGGTTGAATTGCTTGTCAT
This genomic interval carries:
- a CDS encoding purine nucleoside permease produces the protein MILRRILPGLLLCLFAFRLHAQAVASIPNPIPIKVVIVAMYEQGEDTGDVPGEYQYWVERMHLDRVLPLDAGYHHLRMNNDGMLAVLTGVATAKAAATIMALGLDPRFDLSHAYWLVAGIAGGDPADVSLGSAVWVQQVIDGEIAHELDAREIPADWPTGIVPLRRTKPYEEPADAGYGELYELNPGLTRWAFQLTKSTPLADDDRMREKRSHFAQPAAQRPPFVTTGDEVSSSTYWHGAKLDTWANAWTRYYTGGKGNFMVSGMEDSGTLQSLTFLAHAGKVDERRVLVLRTVSNYDQPPVGMSAAESLTEQKVSRFGAYLPSLEAAYAVGRPVVDAILAHWSEYRDHPPSASE
- a CDS encoding PAS domain S-box protein, producing MSESTPGMRPREVLMQSGAPRPELTGEEALLLDRTHVLFLALDRKGCVSRWNRAMAELTGIPAAAVLGQPLPLSVFAEESRPMARSFFSASTQQSEATIELEMCGLDGGRRRMAWSRNGSPLDALAVVLTGTDITARHETEMRLRAEEAQARLLVEGSLGMICTHDLNGYLLSINPFAAANLGYTPEELVGRYMLDFMDVEHQHGWQSYWDAMAARGEEEGLLYVNRKDGSLCVIAFRNKLVQIPGAEPFVIGHGIDLTEKIEAEEKLRALMRQRESILESVGDGIYGLDMEGRIVFVNRAGAQLLGFTPEEMQGQPIHRLIHHSRADGMPYPESQCPVLATLHRAGPVRVRGDVFWKKDGMSIPVEYVACPLTHDGRTTGAVVAFQDVTERRQLDRMKDEFISTVSHELRTPLTSLRAALGLLSSGALAERPDRAEQMLDLAISNCNRLVFLVNDILDFERIGAGRLHLDCAEISAEELLREAVQRQAASASRAGLRFRVDAEPVRLWVDGGRIQQALSRLLANAIKFSPPNTEIAVRAQAVNEKEALIEVRDHGRGIPPEMLDSIFDRFRQGDASDSRASGGTGLGLALCRGLVNLHGGRIWAESTVGLGSSFFLTLPRAVSAFDKPMS
- a CDS encoding dicarboxylate/amino acid:cation symporter yields the protein MALFLAGFALTRWPHAAEAIRLVGVGLVLAWALTKRTLTAWIFFSMVAGVELGLDAPQIALSTHVLSDVFLRLIKVIVAPLIFGTLVTGICGHGEIKSVGRLGLKSLVYFELLTTVALVIGLVAIHVSHAGTGLQGSVPPVHAEATATITPANAVPEPPTLSWQHFLLNLFPENIAKAVADNQILQVAVFALLFGLALAHVREEKRAPMLRLTESLTETMFAFTNLVMYAAPLGVGAALAFTIAQSGLGVMVNLGKLLLTLYAALIAFALLGMLPAALIARIPVRRFLRYVAEPATIAFATSTSEAALPRAIEAMEAFGVPRRIVGFVIPTGYSFNLAGSALYLALASIFVAQASNIHLKLSEQLIMLGTLMLTSKGVAGVPRATLVVLLASASIFHLPPGPIFVLLGIDALMDMGRTVVNVVGNCLASAVVARWEGELGSETPSLEAAVAVADAE
- a CDS encoding DMT family transporter, producing the protein MRLPMPNNHPGRAWLALAVGVVAISWSAVFVRFTHMPGISSAFYRVFFAALFLWPVLLRHPEQLRRVDGPVLRMAALGGLFFAGDVGLYNTAALHTTAGGVTLLGNNAPIFVGLLSWAITRRPPPLLFWATLALSSTGVVLIMRSDTTALGIHASADIMAVSTAFCFALYLLVTERLRDRCDAATLLALSSTTSAAVLLPVAWITHTSLRIPNISSWAAVLGLALVCQVIGYFALTYALGHMPATISSVILLGVSPLSAFFAYLTLGERLTGMQLAGGALVLLAIWLASRIRKTV
- a CDS encoding SDR family NAD(P)-dependent oxidoreductase, giving the protein MGALEGKVAVITGGNSGIGLAAAQRFVREGAYVFITGRRQAELDKAVSLIGKNVTAVQGDVSKLEDLDRLYEIVKREKGKVDVLFANAGVIEPASLAGSTAETYDKQFNLNARGVYFTVQKALPLLAGKASIILSGSAAWQLGVPDFGAYSATKAALVSFVRTWTAELAGRGIRANVISPGPTETPMVHIGASTSDEGTTDYFKKMIPMGRLGTPEEIASAAVFLASEESSFITGIDLPVDGGTTSR